From Patagioenas fasciata isolate bPatFas1 chromosome 15, bPatFas1.hap1, whole genome shotgun sequence, a single genomic window includes:
- the ATPAF2 gene encoding ATP synthase mitochondrial F1 complex assembly factor 2 isoform X1, with the protein MWSGCRRLLWGRPPPTRFPRPPPAAAGSGPVGPGGGRTYAPPAERKRFYQNVSISQGEGGFEINLDHRKLKTPQAKLFTVPSEALAIAVATEWDSQKDTIKFYTMHLTTLCNTALDNPTQRNKTQLIRAAVKFLETDTVCYRVEEPAALAELQKNEWDPIVAWAEKRYNVAIGSSTSILGPNIPASTKETFISHLASYNMWALQGIEYVITQLKSLILSMGLIDRHITVEKAVLLSRLEEEYQIQRWGNVEWAHDYDLCELRARTAAGTLFVHLCSESSTVKHKLLQD; encoded by the exons ATGTGGAGCGGCTGCCGCCGGCTGCTGTGGGGACGCCCCCCGCCGACCCGGTTCCCCAGACCGCCTCCTGCCGCTGCTGGGAGCGGCCCGGTGGGGCCGGGCGGGGGTCGGACCTACGCCCCGCCGGCAG AGAGGAAGCGGTTTTACCAGAATGTGAGCATCTCTCAAGGAGAAG GAGGCTTCGAAATAAACCTGGACCATCGGAAACTGAAAACTCCCCAGGCCAAGCTCTTCACTGTGCCCAGCGAGGCCTTGGCCATTGCAGTGGCAACAGAGTGGGATTCCCAGAAAGACACCATCAAGTTCTACACCATGCACCTG ACCACCCTGTGCAACACAGCACTGGACAATCCCACGCAGCGGAACAAAACGCAGCTGATCCGCGCGGCCGTGAAGTTCCTGGAGACCGACACTGTCTG CTATCGCGTGGAGGAGCCGGCTGCTTTGGCAGAGCTGCAGAAGAATGAGTGGGATCCCATTGTCGCCTGGGCTGAGAAAAG GTACAACGTGGCAATTGGCTCCTCAACCAGCATCCTGGGGCCAAACATCCCTGCCAGCACCAAGGAGACTTTCATCAGCCATCTGGCATCCTACAACATGTGGGCCCTGCAAG GTATAGAATATGTAATCACCCAGCTGAAATCTCTGATTCTGTCCATGGGTCTGATTGACAGGCACATTACAGTCGAGAAAGCTGTGCTTCTGTCTCGTCTGGAGGAAGAATACCAG ATTCAGCGCTGGGGCAATGTGGAGTGGGCCCACGACTATGATCTGTGCGAGCTGCGTGCTCGCACGGCAGCTGGGACTCTCTTTGTTCACCTCTGTTCAGAGAGCTCAACTGTAAAACACAAGCTGTTGCAGGACTGA
- the ATPAF2 gene encoding ATP synthase mitochondrial F1 complex assembly factor 2 isoform X2 — MWSGCRRLLWGRPPPTRFPRPPPAAAGSGPVGPGGGRTYAPPAERKRFYQNVSISQGEGGFEINLDHRKLKTPQAKLFTVPSEALAIAVATEWDSQKDTIKFYTMHLTTLCNTALDNPTQRNKTQLIRAAVKFLETDTVCYRVEEPAALAELQKNEWDPIVAWAEKRYNVAIGSSTSILGPNIPASTKETFISHLASYNMWALQGTLQSRKLCFCLVWRKNTRFSAGAMWSGPTTMICASCVLARQLGLSLFTSVQRAQL, encoded by the exons ATGTGGAGCGGCTGCCGCCGGCTGCTGTGGGGACGCCCCCCGCCGACCCGGTTCCCCAGACCGCCTCCTGCCGCTGCTGGGAGCGGCCCGGTGGGGCCGGGCGGGGGTCGGACCTACGCCCCGCCGGCAG AGAGGAAGCGGTTTTACCAGAATGTGAGCATCTCTCAAGGAGAAG GAGGCTTCGAAATAAACCTGGACCATCGGAAACTGAAAACTCCCCAGGCCAAGCTCTTCACTGTGCCCAGCGAGGCCTTGGCCATTGCAGTGGCAACAGAGTGGGATTCCCAGAAAGACACCATCAAGTTCTACACCATGCACCTG ACCACCCTGTGCAACACAGCACTGGACAATCCCACGCAGCGGAACAAAACGCAGCTGATCCGCGCGGCCGTGAAGTTCCTGGAGACCGACACTGTCTG CTATCGCGTGGAGGAGCCGGCTGCTTTGGCAGAGCTGCAGAAGAATGAGTGGGATCCCATTGTCGCCTGGGCTGAGAAAAG GTACAACGTGGCAATTGGCTCCTCAACCAGCATCCTGGGGCCAAACATCCCTGCCAGCACCAAGGAGACTTTCATCAGCCATCTGGCATCCTACAACATGTGGGCCCTGCAAG GCACATTACAGTCGAGAAAGCTGTGCTTCTGTCTCGTCTGGAGGAAGAATACCAG ATTCAGCGCTGGGGCAATGTGGAGTGGGCCCACGACTATGATCTGTGCGAGCTGCGTGCTCGCACGGCAGCTGGGACTCTCTTTGTTCACCTCTGTTCAGAGAGCTCAACTGTAA